From Lonchura striata isolate bLonStr1 chromosome 3, bLonStr1.mat, whole genome shotgun sequence, one genomic window encodes:
- the BEND3 gene encoding BEN domain-containing protein 3 isoform X2 encodes MRNRDAGSPTQVNAEQLNKNKNSNATWLCEEESFSDIITPSYKKPLYGISHKITEKKNPPGAEQFASYELYEKINPSSPSQIRTLNDQRKRDSATAIAVAAATGDSESNIYSLIQKMFYTLNTLNTNMTQLHSKVDLLSLEVSRIKKQVSPAESVADFKPPPEYQLTSTELKQIMDQSTSGGDLACRLLVQLFPELFSEDEFGRSCSACGFLNKRKLESLHLQLIRNYVEVCYPSVKNTAVWQLECLPQVNDFFNRFWAQREMENSQQNVQSSSFYETEQVESSHFMEDKEQEEALSLDRSNVIASDYMLDAQDLNEFLDEASSPGEFSVFLLHRLFPELFDHRKLAERYSCFGDSGKQLLDPHRLQIIRRYTEIYFPDVQEEEAWLQQCVQRINDELESTYMDGSECDQMRDDCYDSSSLPDDVSIIKVEDSFEYEKPGRRSKKIWLVPIDFDKLDFPPPDFDVPVPDYLLNKEQIKSIYESSLSIGNFASRLLVLLFPELFTHENLRKQYNCSGSLGKKQLDPTRIKLIRHYVQILYPRAKNDRVWTLEFVGKLDERCRRRDTEQRRSYQQQRKIHMPGPDRREFLTYAINPERFREEFEGPPLPPERSSKDFCKIPLDELVVPNPDFPVPSLYLLSDKEIREIVQQSLSVGNFAARLLVRLFPELFTPENLRLQYNHSGACNKKQLDPIRLRLIRHYVEAVYPVEKMEEVWHYECIPSIDERCRRPNRKKCDILKKAKKAKKVTGSLNC; translated from the coding sequence ATGAGGAACAGAGATGCTGGCTCACCCACTCAGGTAAATGCAGAGCAGCTAAACAAGAACAAGAATTCTAATGCAACATGGCTCTGTGAAGAAGAGTCCTTCAGTGACATAATCACTCCATCTTATAAAAAACCTCTCTATGGCATCTCGCACAAAATCACAGAGAAGAAGAACCcaccaggagcagagcagtTTGCTTCTTACGAGTTGTATGAAAAAATCAACCCTAGCAGTCCCTCGCAAATTCGGACTTTGAACGATCAACGCAAAAGAGACTCAGCCACAGCCATTGCAgtagcagcagccacaggagatTCAGAATCAAATATATATTCTTTGATACAGAAAATGTTTTACACACTGAACACCCTCAACACCAATATGACTCAGCTTCACAGTAAAGTTGACCTGCTGTCTCTGGAGGTTAGCAGAATTAAAAAGCAAGTCAGTCCAGCAGAGTCCGTGGCTGACTTCAAGCCTCCCCCGGAGTACCAGCTGACTTCTACAGAGCTGAAACAAATCATGGATCAAAGCACATCGGGTGGGGACCTGGCTTGCCGGTTGCTTGTGCAGCTCTTCCCAGAGCTCTTCAGTGAGGATGAGTTCGGCAGAAGCTGCAGTGCTTGTGGCTTTCTCAACAAAAGGAAACTTGAATCTCTTCATCTGCAGCTTATTCGTAACTATGTGGAAGTTTGTTACCCTTCTGTGAAGAATACAGCTGTGTGGCAGTTGGAGTGTTTGCCTCAAGTCAATGATTTTTTCAATAGATTTTGGGCTcaaagggaaatggaaaacagTCAGCAGAATGTGCAATCATCCAGTTTTTATGAGACTGAGCAGGTCGAATCCTCTCATTTTATGGAGGATAAAGAGCAGGAAGAAGCTTTGTCCTTGGACAGGAGTAATGTCATTGCCTCAGATTACATGCTGGATGCTCAGGATCTCAATGAATTTTTAGATGAAGCTTCTTCACCAGGagagttttctgtttttttgttaCACAGACTTTTTCCAGAACTCTTTGACCACAGAAAATTAGCTGAAAGGTACAGCTGCTTTGGAGACTCTGGAAAACAACTGCTGGATCCTCATCGGCTTCAAATAATCCGTAGGTACACTGAAATTTACTTTCCAGATGTGCAAGAAGAAGAAGCCTGGTTGCAGCAGTGTGTTCAGCGAATAAATGATGAGCTTGAAAGTACGTATATGGATGGAAGTGAATGTGACCAGATGAGAGATGACTGTTACGATTCTTCTAGTTTACCAGATGATGTATCAATCATAAAAGTGGAAGACAGTTTTGAATATGAAAAGCCTGGTAGACGGTCAAAAAAAATTTGGCTTGTACCCATAGATTTTGACAAACTTGACTTTCCCCCTCCTGATTTtgatgtccctgtcccagatTACCTGTTGAACAAAGAACAGATTAAAAGCATATATGAAAGCAGTCTTTCCATAGGCAACTTTGCTTCCCGATTGCTTGTTCTCTTATTTCCTGAACTATTTACTCATGAAAACTTACGGAAGCAATACAACTGTAGCGGATCCTTAGGCAAGAAACAGCTTGACCCCActagaattaaattaattcGACATTATGTGCAGATACTGTACCCCAGAGCAAAGAATGACAGAGTGTGGACATTGGAGTTTGTTGGGAAGCTTGATGAGAGGTGTCGACGAAGAGACACGGAGCAAAGGCGCTCGTACCAACAACAACGGAAAATCCACATGCCAGGGCCCGACAGGAGGGAATTTCTCACCTATGCAATAAACCCTGAGAGATTTCGGGAGGAATTTGAAGGGCCACCACTGCCACCGGAAAGAAGTAGCAAGGATTTTTGCAAGATACCACTCGATGAACTTGTTGTTCCTAATCCAGACTTCCCTGTGCCTTCTCTGTATTTGCTGTCTGATAAGGAGATAAGAGAGATAGTGCAGCAGAGCCTGTCGGTCGGCAACTTTGCTGCCAGGCTTCTTGTCAGACTCTTTCCTGAACTCTTTACTCCGGAGAATCTGAGACTGCAGTACAACCATTCAGGTGCTTGTAATAAAAAACAGCTTGATCCCATCAGACTGAGACTGATCCGTCATTATGTGGAGGCAGTTTATCCTGtggagaaaatggaagaagtttGGCATTATGAATGTATACCGAGCATCGATGAAAGGTGCCGACGTCCTAACAGAAAAAAGTGTGATATACTGAAAAAAgctaagaaagcaaaaaaagtgACAGGCTCTTTAAACTGCTAA
- the MTRES1 gene encoding mitochondrial transcription rescue factor 1: MTSFRLPISTFRKLNVWFGLWEKFPSNKLYPTWRRSLFCSCQASTVNYRRCFSFSPIRLSALRFSPEYISVLSLRNKSSKSSKRSRQSIQEEEEEEDEDESNLEDEFENDPNIVKDYKDLEKVVQSLRYDVILKAGLDMARNKIEDAFYNNELRLNGEKLWKKSRTVKLGDTLDLILGEDKETGAAVVMRVVLKKLSDKTESEKYKVILRRWKNLKVPKQDVLK, translated from the exons ATGACTAGCTTCAGACTCCCCATCAGCACTTTCAGAAAACTAAATGTCTGGTTTGGACTGTGGGAGAAATTCCCCTCAAATAAACTGTACCCCACTTGGAGGAGAAGCTTATTCTGCAGCTGTCAAGCAAGCACAGTAAATTACAGAAGATGtttcagtttttccccaatcaGACTCAGTGCATTAAGGTTCTCTCCAGAATATATCTCAGTACTTTCTCTGAGgaacaaaagcagcaaaagctCTAAAAGGAGCAGACAAAGCATacaagaagaggaggaagaagaggatgaAGATGAAAGTAATTTGGAAGATGAATTTGAAAATGACCCCAACATAGTAAAAGATTACAAGGATCTTGAAAAAGTAGTGCAGTCTCTTCGATATGACGTGATCTTGAAAGCTGGCCTAGACATGGCAAGAAA taaaaTAGAAGATGCATTCTACAATAATGAACTCAGGCtgaatggagaaaaattatGGAAGAAAAGTAGAACT GTGAAACTTGGTGACACACTGGATCTCATACTAGGTGAAGATAAAGAAACAGGAGCTGCTGTAGTTATGCGGGtagtcttaaaaaaattatctgacaaaactgaaagtgaaaaatacaAAGTTATTTTGAGGCGCTGGAAAAACTTAAAAGTGCCCAAACAGGATGTACTGAAGTAA
- the BEND3 gene encoding BEN domain-containing protein 3 isoform X1, with protein MNSAEITDDDEVKIPKKNVKVETENEDEALDCSVTSRSAEKHSLDGAVTCLQDSNKRKQNSFGCDGSGGQQDALPSVKKRRFTQEGSLSNMRNRDAGSPTQVNAEQLNKNKNSNATWLCEEESFSDIITPSYKKPLYGISHKITEKKNPPGAEQFASYELYEKINPSSPSQIRTLNDQRKRDSATAIAVAAATGDSESNIYSLIQKMFYTLNTLNTNMTQLHSKVDLLSLEVSRIKKQVSPAESVADFKPPPEYQLTSTELKQIMDQSTSGGDLACRLLVQLFPELFSEDEFGRSCSACGFLNKRKLESLHLQLIRNYVEVCYPSVKNTAVWQLECLPQVNDFFNRFWAQREMENSQQNVQSSSFYETEQVESSHFMEDKEQEEALSLDRSNVIASDYMLDAQDLNEFLDEASSPGEFSVFLLHRLFPELFDHRKLAERYSCFGDSGKQLLDPHRLQIIRRYTEIYFPDVQEEEAWLQQCVQRINDELESTYMDGSECDQMRDDCYDSSSLPDDVSIIKVEDSFEYEKPGRRSKKIWLVPIDFDKLDFPPPDFDVPVPDYLLNKEQIKSIYESSLSIGNFASRLLVLLFPELFTHENLRKQYNCSGSLGKKQLDPTRIKLIRHYVQILYPRAKNDRVWTLEFVGKLDERCRRRDTEQRRSYQQQRKIHMPGPDRREFLTYAINPERFREEFEGPPLPPERSSKDFCKIPLDELVVPNPDFPVPSLYLLSDKEIREIVQQSLSVGNFAARLLVRLFPELFTPENLRLQYNHSGACNKKQLDPIRLRLIRHYVEAVYPVEKMEEVWHYECIPSIDERCRRPNRKKCDILKKAKKAKKVTGSLNC; from the exons ATGAattcagctgaaatcactgaTGATGATGAAG taaaaattcctaaaaaaaatgtgaaagtagaaacagaaaatgaagatgAAGCTCTAGACTGCTCAGTAACTTCCAGATCTGCTGAGAAGCACTCACTGGATGGCGCAGTGACTTGCCTACAGGATTCCAACAAACGGAAACAGAACTCCTTTGGCTGTGATGGGTCAGGAGGCCAGCAGGATGCCTTACCCAGCGTGAAGAAGAGACGCTTTACACAAGAG ggctccctttcAAACATGAGGAACAGAGATGCTGGCTCACCCACTCAGGTAAATGCAGAGCAGCTAAACAAGAACAAGAATTCTAATGCAACATGGCTCTGTGAAGAAGAGTCCTTCAGTGACATAATCACTCCATCTTATAAAAAACCTCTCTATGGCATCTCGCACAAAATCACAGAGAAGAAGAACCcaccaggagcagagcagtTTGCTTCTTACGAGTTGTATGAAAAAATCAACCCTAGCAGTCCCTCGCAAATTCGGACTTTGAACGATCAACGCAAAAGAGACTCAGCCACAGCCATTGCAgtagcagcagccacaggagatTCAGAATCAAATATATATTCTTTGATACAGAAAATGTTTTACACACTGAACACCCTCAACACCAATATGACTCAGCTTCACAGTAAAGTTGACCTGCTGTCTCTGGAGGTTAGCAGAATTAAAAAGCAAGTCAGTCCAGCAGAGTCCGTGGCTGACTTCAAGCCTCCCCCGGAGTACCAGCTGACTTCTACAGAGCTGAAACAAATCATGGATCAAAGCACATCGGGTGGGGACCTGGCTTGCCGGTTGCTTGTGCAGCTCTTCCCAGAGCTCTTCAGTGAGGATGAGTTCGGCAGAAGCTGCAGTGCTTGTGGCTTTCTCAACAAAAGGAAACTTGAATCTCTTCATCTGCAGCTTATTCGTAACTATGTGGAAGTTTGTTACCCTTCTGTGAAGAATACAGCTGTGTGGCAGTTGGAGTGTTTGCCTCAAGTCAATGATTTTTTCAATAGATTTTGGGCTcaaagggaaatggaaaacagTCAGCAGAATGTGCAATCATCCAGTTTTTATGAGACTGAGCAGGTCGAATCCTCTCATTTTATGGAGGATAAAGAGCAGGAAGAAGCTTTGTCCTTGGACAGGAGTAATGTCATTGCCTCAGATTACATGCTGGATGCTCAGGATCTCAATGAATTTTTAGATGAAGCTTCTTCACCAGGagagttttctgtttttttgttaCACAGACTTTTTCCAGAACTCTTTGACCACAGAAAATTAGCTGAAAGGTACAGCTGCTTTGGAGACTCTGGAAAACAACTGCTGGATCCTCATCGGCTTCAAATAATCCGTAGGTACACTGAAATTTACTTTCCAGATGTGCAAGAAGAAGAAGCCTGGTTGCAGCAGTGTGTTCAGCGAATAAATGATGAGCTTGAAAGTACGTATATGGATGGAAGTGAATGTGACCAGATGAGAGATGACTGTTACGATTCTTCTAGTTTACCAGATGATGTATCAATCATAAAAGTGGAAGACAGTTTTGAATATGAAAAGCCTGGTAGACGGTCAAAAAAAATTTGGCTTGTACCCATAGATTTTGACAAACTTGACTTTCCCCCTCCTGATTTtgatgtccctgtcccagatTACCTGTTGAACAAAGAACAGATTAAAAGCATATATGAAAGCAGTCTTTCCATAGGCAACTTTGCTTCCCGATTGCTTGTTCTCTTATTTCCTGAACTATTTACTCATGAAAACTTACGGAAGCAATACAACTGTAGCGGATCCTTAGGCAAGAAACAGCTTGACCCCActagaattaaattaattcGACATTATGTGCAGATACTGTACCCCAGAGCAAAGAATGACAGAGTGTGGACATTGGAGTTTGTTGGGAAGCTTGATGAGAGGTGTCGACGAAGAGACACGGAGCAAAGGCGCTCGTACCAACAACAACGGAAAATCCACATGCCAGGGCCCGACAGGAGGGAATTTCTCACCTATGCAATAAACCCTGAGAGATTTCGGGAGGAATTTGAAGGGCCACCACTGCCACCGGAAAGAAGTAGCAAGGATTTTTGCAAGATACCACTCGATGAACTTGTTGTTCCTAATCCAGACTTCCCTGTGCCTTCTCTGTATTTGCTGTCTGATAAGGAGATAAGAGAGATAGTGCAGCAGAGCCTGTCGGTCGGCAACTTTGCTGCCAGGCTTCTTGTCAGACTCTTTCCTGAACTCTTTACTCCGGAGAATCTGAGACTGCAGTACAACCATTCAGGTGCTTGTAATAAAAAACAGCTTGATCCCATCAGACTGAGACTGATCCGTCATTATGTGGAGGCAGTTTATCCTGtggagaaaatggaagaagtttGGCATTATGAATGTATACCGAGCATCGATGAAAGGTGCCGACGTCCTAACAGAAAAAAGTGTGATATACTGAAAAAAgctaagaaagcaaaaaaagtgACAGGCTCTTTAAACTGCTAA